The following DNA comes from Centroberyx gerrardi isolate f3 chromosome 4, fCenGer3.hap1.cur.20231027, whole genome shotgun sequence.
TTCATGCGAGATTTGAGCAGAACGCGAGATTTCTGTGGTAGTCAAGGAAACTGTGAGGAGTCGGTCTAGTCCTGATGATGTTTGTGTTCGGCACAGAGCGTTTTGAACGATGGACTTACCGCAGCCGATCAGAAAACGTTTAGGAGATTTCTCTCGGAATGTATTTATTGACCAGAGTCGTACCCAGCTAACCCCGGAAGACCATGCCGCATTTTTGGGACATGGTGAGTAAAAATTCAGTTGTGGACGTGTACAAGTTAGCATTAGTTAACCTAGCTAACGCTAGGCTTCAGTAGCATCTGTTTATCTTCCTTAGCGCTTTCTGTTTTTACAACGGTAGCCGTAACTTACAGATGCTTTAACCACATTTCCCTTTTTGCATGTCTTTGTTTTCAGACAGAAAGGTTGTATCCAGTCTCACACTCCAGATGTCTCTATACTTCaacatgtggttcttccccctgTGGTGGATCAGCGAAGTCGTGATGCTGGACCTCAAGGTAAAatagagaaagggggagagaaactgtgtgtgtgtgtatgagagaaggGGATTTGGGCTAATATCCACTAATACTAAATCCTcccaaataaaacacattctgtAATCGTGTCAGGAACCTCCAGTTATACATTATCAAGTCTTGGAGTGGCAGAGAACAGAGCTCAGTTCACTGATCCCCATAAAGCATCTAGACAACCCTCAGTTTGGCCTAACcaaattacaataaaaacaaactattGATTTAGGAAGGAAATAACTACATCCCAAAATTATTTGGAAACGTATTTGGTCCTAAACAGCCAGTACACATTGGCAGAGTATATACAGTAACCATTCTGACTGATCCTAAACTCTCActagcaagagagagggagagtcaaagagagacaaaaagttTTATAATACAAGAGAGTGCAtgtatattttctgtattttctgatAACATTTCTATGTATTATTGTTGTGACTGTCATTTCCACCAGTATCCTGCCCTGCCAGACTACTACAAGTTCATCCTAGTCACTGTTCTCATCCTGATGACTCTGATTGAGCCCATTAGACTCTACCTTGGCTATGCTGGGAACCTGCAAGAAAAGGTAGCGTGTGCACCCATGGACACAAAAGGAAACATTTATAATCAGGTGTATAGAGCTGATGTGGTACAGgtcaacataacacacaaaacCCATAGACAACAATACTTTCTCTAACAGGACGTGAAAACTAAAATAAGCCTTTTGTTCTCCTCTATTTTCTGCCTGCATTAGGTCCCAGAGTTGGCTGGTTTCTGGCTGCTGAGCATCCTGCTGCAGTTTCCGCTGATCCTTTTCCAGCTTTTCAATGAAGCCATTCTCATATTGCCCATGGAGAGGGGGGTTCACATAGTTCTCGCCATGTTCATACTCACACAGGTAAGATTGCGTTCCACCTGAAAGTTGAGTTTTGGTAGTTCTACCGTTTCCAGTCTGAGCATTACACATAACTGAGATTATCTTTCTATCTTATTGTTTGGTGATTCTCGTTGATTAATTCATTCAATCTCCATCCTGTTTCTTTCTCCTCAAATCACCCAGGCTCTCTCTGGTTTTTTGGCGTTGCGAGAGATggtcagacacacagaaagccaATTCCATCTCCGACAGTTTGACTGAAGTCTGAAACTCGTACCCTGACTGCCTTGTTCGCCACCTGTCTGCAAAAGCATTGTTTCATAACATTTGTATTAAGTCCAATAAGTGGGACACTATTTCTTTTCCACAATGACTTATCAAAGAGCCTTGGTAAAAAGTTTgcacatatttatttttgtattttattgacattttggTCCACATGTTTGTAGTTTTTATAGTGTCAATAAATGAAATGTACATAGCATTCTGCCTATGTATCATCTATTACTATCTATCAGTTAAAATAATGAAGACCCTCTGTAGGTGTACTCTGAGAGTTCAAGTATGAGGGTTTGTCAGTAAATCCTGTCCCTACCAGTCTCAACACTATACAAAAAATGAACCGGCATATGTATTATCGAAAAACTCAGTTTTATCATGGTTTATATCACAGTTTGCCAGTTGACTGTAATTTTTATGAATCTATAGGGATAGAGGATATTGCACAGTATATTATCTAAGTTCCATGGTCACACTGCTTATTTCCTACCACATCTGTTGTTTAGCATGCCTATTGACGTTCTAGCAGAAGCACAATGTGTACTCATGTTCTTCATCCATCCACAGAGGTTCATATTCCTGgccagagaaaatgagagaatgaaaatgtatttgtagtTGTCAGCTTAAAGACGTTGTGCCCTACAGTGGGGCAGATTGTGACGGCCTTTTGACCATTCGTTCCTCTGGAGCCATACTTCGTTGGCTTTCTCTCCCAGGGTGAGAGAGTGTGGTGTCCTTTGCCAGGGTGAGCCTCTGAGGCCGACCAAGAGTGTTGTACCGGGAAGGTGGAGGGTCTGTCTGGATGAGGCCTGTAGTCCTGGACAATGGAGGTAAAATGGCCaattccttcttctcttccacGGTCTCCTTGGTCACTCTGAAGAAATttaggaggggagggggcataGAAGAACATTGGCTAAAAgaccataaaataaaaataaagaatagaaTGCATAATACTGCATAATAATACTAATGCAGATAATACTCTGATTAATTGTTGTCATCAGAATCAAAAATCATGGCTTAATCAGGATAATTCCTGCTTTTATTTGGGCCCTTTTTGTGTAAAGTTTGCAAAATGTGCTCTAAATGAAATGCATCTCACATTTTTTGTACCTTTGGTTGTAGCTTGCACTCCCAGCTGTCACAGCATCTTCTCCCAGCTCTTGCCTGAATGCTGGCTCCCTCTGTTTCACCCTCTTATGTCCCATCCTTTGGACTGCAATGCCAGCCTGGCCATTCaacaaactgagagagagaaagggtgagagagagagggggttgaTCAGTGACCGAGAGAAAGTATGGCAGTGACAAACCAGAGTACTCAACAGGAatctgtgattaaaaaaaatgacataaaccTTTTTCCTCTAGGGTCCGTGCCCCTCAGTCCACGCAGGAATGAGTTGGCGTCTGGTTCAGTTTTTCTTAGTGGGTGGTCAGGGGCGAGATCTCTGTGGTCCTGCTCACTGAGAGGCAGACCTCTCAACAATGACACGCCAACTAGATAAATGACAAAATCAggtgaaaaagaagaagaattgaGGTCAGCTAACGGTGCACCATATATGTTTTTTCTGGTCAAAAAGGAAACAAGCTTTGTAATTGATATGAAAATTTCTCTCACTCAACTCTATTCCTCAAAGATCATCATTACGGTACATATCTCATGTAAGTATTTcggtgtgtatatgagtgtgcaACCTTCCATGGCATGTCCTTCCTGTTCCTGGTGCCGCTGTTTGCTTTTGAGAGCGTCGGTGTGTGAGGTGGAGGACGAGTCCTCAGGCACAAAGTAGCGTGCCGAGACCCGTAAAGCATTTCTGTCTATGCAAAGCTGCTGGGCGTCGGACTGGCCGGGGTAGACGCTTGATATGAGGCACTTTGTTGGAACAATCTCTGGAACCACCTTGAAGTAGATGCCCGAGGGAGACCTGCCACATAAGAAACACTATTTcttttacattcatttacacAGCTGGaaaatcttcatcttcatcatctggCCTCCTCCCAAAAAATACCAATTACAACATTACAGCACAATTGTCCACATATTATGATacaaatatccaaataagagccattctTAAACTGTTAGCCTCCGGCCCCCACTTATCCCATGGAGCCATGTATTGTCTATCAATAAGGATAAGATTTACTGTGATTTTTACCTGTGGGTTGCCGTAAGTGAAGCTGGTAGCCTACCTGAAAGAGCGAGATAAGTTTCAGTACAAGAGAGCtactggaaaacaatgaaacttTTGACTTTGTAATATAAATCAAATTGAGAATTCTGTCATTTCCCTCTAGAACTACATGCAGACTCACCTCTGAAGCCTTTATGGGAGACAAAGGGCTGtaggggctgctgctgctgggggggCTCCATGACGTGTGGCTGAGGTGGAAGGAGGGCGCTCAAGTGCAGCAGCTGCGTTGAACATTTACGCTGTCCCgtctcctctggttcctctgtgaAGGCCAAAgccaaacatactgtatagtacTAGACCAGACCCGTCCTGATGTCTCGGTGGTTGAATAGACTCCTGAGAGACTGTCTAATGTAATGGACAATCAAGTACTCTTAGCGTATTTTATCAGTCCCTACCAAGCCTCTTCTGTATTTGCAAGCTAAAGGGAGACATGATCAACCATGAGCTACAAAACGATAAAGATGATAATAGTTGTGGCACTAGGGACACTGAGAGTATGGGgatgttatttttttatctctaGAAAGACTGACTCTCCTGTGtatgtaaatatacagtaccTGAATGAGGCGACGCAGTTGCGTATGTGCTGAGTTGTGGAAACGCTTCGGCCCTGCGATGCAGGTATGCAGCCCTCATAGCTTCCAGGCATTCATtctaaaacacagaaaacatcgGGCATCATGCATGGGCAGATGACAGCACCTTCAATCAAAATCAACATCCAACAGGTTGAATTACAGATGTTTCCGTTTGGGTATTGTCAGTGATTGGCCATTTTCAGATTCTCATTAGATGGATCATTACTTTCTCAGTACACTCTTAGCAGTCATCATTACCTTGACAGGCTCACCCCCATGCCACAGGGTCACATGACCGATCCCATTGAGGTGAGTGGCTGGGCAAGGGATAACGGGTTTTCTTACCAGGCTATTCACCTTCAAAACAAAGGGAATATTAACAGGATGACATCTTATGACATCTTCGCACTACTTTGTctaatttttctctcttttggcaggctccctctctgtctttttatctctctcgaCTTCAtacctgctctctcctcttatctctcaCCACAGTCCGCTCCCGGATCCTCACTTTAACCGTGTTCTCACGGGGCAGGTCGGGCTCCTGCGAAGGCCATTCACTGATCAGTCTCATTCAAAGTTCATAAGAAGTCAATCATTCAAGTGTATGTGCTGGTAGAATGTGTGGGTCTCTTACAATATTTTTGACGCTACTGTGCAGAACCTTGGGCTCTGTGTTGTTCTTCCCCCTGTCCTGCCGCAGCCTGTTCCTGTCCTTACGACTCCGCaggtgtttcttcttcttcttcacggGAGTTTGCTGTGGAGGAGGGCAGTAGCATGTGGGAAACTCACAGGGGAAGGCATGATTGACAACTGAGTTTCATACTATCACTTGATCCAAATGGGTGTATTAATCTTGCATAGAAAATAAACTGCTAATGTATTGAAATCCTATGCCATGGGACAGTAGGTCTCTATCCATATACCTGTGGATGAACAGCGTCTGGTTGGTTCAGTAAATGTGCTGGTAGTCCGTCAGAATCTGTACTGTTTGAACCACTGGTGCTGTGAAGGCAGAAAAGAAATATTCACAGTCGAGCTGAATGAGAGCCTAAAATTACATATCAGTCTCAGTgagcttggtgtgtgtgtgtgcatgtgtttcatgGTAAATAACAGGAAAAATCCTTTGTTACCTGGTTTCCAGGTCGGAGACAGAGATGTTGCAGTCGGTGTCCAGCTCTTTGCCCAGCCTCTGTCTGACCTCCTGTCTCAGCAATGCTGCCAGCTCAGTCAGACAGTAAGCGGTCTGATGCgaatgcacaaagacacacagaagaaacaaaGGAACATATAAGaatcacaacaacacaaatgcacagtACCCATTGAATCACAGGTAAACTCAGGAGTTTAAAAATCAAGCCGTGGTAAAAACTAAGCAAATAGCTAATATCAATCAATGCTGACATTCAGTTCAGGTTTCTACATAACTTTAACCAAACCCAACACAATCAGACAGACTGCTTTGTCAGTCACCTTAGTTGGATCAGGGTCACAGTAGTCCAGCAGGGTGTCACAAAAGTAATAGCCCAGGGACTTCAGGTCCCGCGTGGTAAAGTGAGTCCCTCTCCTGTTACCTGGAATCCACACAGATGATATATCTTCATGacagggacaaacacacacacacacacattcacaaagagTAAACTCACCGAGAGTGGAGCCTCCGAAGGTGGACTCCATAGTGTAGCTGTTTCTGATGCCAAGTCTCCACATGGCGATTCGGCCCGTTCCCTCTTTGCTCTTCTGCACCCGGAACTTACAGCTCCGGAAGGAGAACTGAGGAATCATTTTCACAGAAATTATATGAGTATATACTTAACTGAATATCAAGCAATGATGACACCGGCTCTGATACATAATGATTATGAAGTAAACACATATTGCTAAGTAAACATGGCATCAATTACACCAGAGGTTTCTAACCAGTGTATTGAACTATTAGTGACCATGACCTGCTTTTGAGGAGCGCACCAAACACTCTCCCCTTTCCCAACACACAAACCACCTGGCAGAGtttgtgtaggcctactttgcATGCTGAAGAATCTTTGTGGTAGCTACTTTTTGAAGTATATTTCAGTAACCTAGCTAAATAGGACTGTGAGAGTGAACATAGGCCAACAACAATTAATTATGTGTATGGCTCTGACGATACAAATTTGATTGTTTGCTGCTTGAAAATATGTTAAGTCCATAAAGGCTGAAAGAGAATGAATAGAGCAAATTAACTTGTACTCGTCAAAAGTCAGCAAAAAGGTTAGACACCCTGATTTGTGAGaattcttgaaaaaaaacacaacagtgcAAGACAGCAACTCTACCTTGTCATTGGCGTTTTTGCTCATCATTAGCGGGAAGACTCTCTCATGAAGCTGCGGCGCAGCATCATCATGGTTGTTACAGCCGTACATGAAGACGTTGTTTTTACGGCTGTGGCCATGAAAGTCACAGTAAAGGACCACATCCCTCTCTGCCATCAGTCTGAGGGAAATATGGAATAACAGGGCAAGAGAGTTTCAATGACGGCTGACGTTCCCACTACCAACACTTGATGGAAAAaaagtgtgtgctgtgttgggGAAGATACTTTGAAAGTGTAGTTTTACAAGATATAAGTTACTTCACAATGGATGAAGTTTAACTACAGCAAAGCTACACTCTAACACACTAACTACTTCAAAGAGTTCAAACTACCTGCAAAAATACCAGTGATTAGGATATTAAgaaaacttttacttttcgtTGAAATAAAGTGCATTGAACTGTGTTCACCTTTTCACCATGTTGCGGGTGTGCCAGACGCAGGGAAAGGAATCCCTGAGCATGGTCCTGTAGTTCCTGTTGAGGTCCCTGCCGGCCAGAGAGCAGCGGTAATTCCCCACCACCACACCGTCTGGGTTCAGCATCGGCACCACCTGCAGGACCAGAGAGGGAATACAAcagaaagaagggagaaaagTTGCTGTTAGTGTCAAAAACAGGTATAATGCTAAAAAGTCTGTCCCAATCAGGAAAAAACTTGTTAGACAGAAATACTTGATGTAGCTTACAACAGGACCTCTTCATTTAGCGCATTCACCATCTAACTATCATATCATAACACTGAAATGTATGGGACTATGGGCTTGAGTCCCATCAccttaaaaacaaaagtgtccCTGAGTAGCTGAGCGTCGTCCGAGTCCCCGAGCAGGAAGTCCAGGAATCCCTCCATCATCCAGGAGCCGTTGGTTTCCCCAGGGTGCACCCGGGCCGTTACCACCACCGCCTTCCTGGTCCTCCCCTCCGCCCGGCCGCCGCCCGAGGACGACACCGTCAACACGTACACGTTGTTCCCGGCGAGGCTGCGGCACAGCACTCGCAGTTTACAGTAGGCTGCGACCGCGGGGTCGGAGGTGACGCGGCTGAGGTAGCGCTGCAGGTGGGAGTAGGTGTAGGGGTAGCAGTGGGCCAGGTAGCAGGTGTCCGAGTCGTAAGGGAACTGGCAAGTCCAGGTGAGCGAGTACAAGGTGAGGGTGAGGCTGTTGTTGTCCTGTTTGGCCTGataagagacagagatgaaggtCTTAGAGAGAGATCTTACTTCTGCAGTCGTAAGGCCACTTGAGACTGGACATAACTTGCAAGAGCCACCCACCTGATTGCAGTTCCGGTAATATCTGATATTGGAACCGATGCGGTGCCACCCAACACCTTTCTCCTCGGAGGCCCTCTCAGAGTAGAGGAGCGGCCTCATGCCCAGAGAATACAGGCTGCGGCCCTTCATCAAGTTGATAATAGTGAAGCGGTAGGTCACTCCAGCCTTCATGTTCCTGACCCTGAAGTAAAACCACTGCGTGTGTTTGTTGGTGTACATGTCTGAGCGCAGGGTGAGCTCATAGTCGTGGACACCCCTGGGTAGGGGTAGGCAGGAAaatgggtggagagagagagagagacagaaagagagtaaTTTAGTCGAGAGCCAAGGTAAAATCTAACGGGGATGAAAATAAGATGGTTGAAAATCTGAAACAACAAATAAGGAGTTTAGGCTCCAGAGACTCACACTTGCACGGCCTTCTGCAGGTTCCCACTCTCAAAGCGTGACTCAAAGTCAAGGGTGGGGTCCCTCTGCTGTATGCCGAAGGGGGCGGCGCTCTTAATGGGCCCCCTGCTTCCTCCGACACGAGAGCAGGTGAAGTAGGGTCTCTTAGTGGCTTAATAGGTGATAGAGAACAACGGGAAAAACGGTGAATATCGAATGCTAAATTCATCAAAAACAGCGCTTTCAATGAAAATGGATTAAGTTCTTGTATTGTTTCTCAGAGGGTAGTAGTGAGAGATATGAGAGATAATGTTAGTTGTTTATATCTAGGGTTACACAGCCAAACAATTAGCTACTGAGGCACTTGAGCTGACTGATgtcctgccataatcaccatgatatattaaacataaccagttaagCTAATGAGGTtgttaattaagctaattaatactatttgctaattaattagcaaataCATCTATGtgaacatacttgtcttcataTAACACATTGGCggcattaatatgaactctgtaccctaaagcattaaggagttacagTGGcttcaagaaaatctgtttttactCATTAATATGCAATTTTTAGCAGCAAGGTTGTTCTTGAATTACTGTGTTGTGCACAACAATGTCTCTACAcatcaggcaggcaggcaggcagacagacagacaggtgcatACTATGTACCATGGTGGTGCAACATAAAAACACCTTTTTTGTCATAAATGTACCATGGTCAACGCAGTATACCacattccccctctcctctccgacTGGCATGGGTGCCCTCTCATGTCCTGTGGTCTGGTAGAAAGGCTCTGGGTCCGGTGGGTCCCACTCTacaacacagcaaaacaccCAACAGTATGGCTAGGTGTGAAACTGAGCAACAAAAGGGCGTGGATACTTTTGCAACtgtgttttgatttattgtgtTCCATGTAGCTCAGTTATCATCGCAATAAATACTAGCAATACGACTACAGAGGGGTTAGATTAGATGAGCTCACTTATTTCAGACTGAATATTTGCCAGGAACATTTTCTCGCCGCTATTTCTAGACTCAATGGCTTTgtgcataataataacatgcctggttaaataaaggttaaaaacaatttaaaaaaatacctaTGTGATGGATGATGTCGTCAATGACCTCACACTCTATGGGCCAGCGGgggcaggagacagaggggaaggtAAACAGGTCCAGAGGCTCCCTGAGGCTGAAGATGGGTCGGCTGCCATTAAAGTCTATCACCAGCTGCCTGGTCCGCAGAGCCTGGCTCAGGTCTGTGGAGACTGAGTGG
Coding sequences within:
- the tmem17 gene encoding transmembrane protein 17B, with protein sequence MDLPQPIRKRLGDFSRNVFIDQSRTQLTPEDHAAFLGHDRKVVSSLTLQMSLYFNMWFFPLWWISEVVMLDLKYPALPDYYKFILVTVLILMTLIEPIRLYLGYAGNLQEKVPELAGFWLLSILLQFPLILFQLFNEAILILPMERGVHIVLAMFILTQALSGFLALREMVRHTESQFHLRQFD
- the agbl2 gene encoding cytosolic carboxypeptidase 2, which codes for MSPALKTDILVSISRENTHHGSLSAIRNWRNVYPVDHPDTNDSNTEEEEQDLAGRRQFSTDLSQALRTRQLVIDFNGSRPIFSLREPLDLFTFPSVSCPRWPIECEVIDDIIHHIEWDPPDPEPFYQTTGHERAPMPVGEERGNVVYCVDHATKRPYFTCSRVGGSRGPIKSAAPFGIQQRDPTLDFESRFESGNLQKAVQVGVHDYELTLRSDMYTNKHTQWFYFRVRNMKAGVTYRFTIINLMKGRSLYSLGMRPLLYSERASEEKGVGWHRIGSNIRYYRNCNQAKQDNNSLTLTLYSLTWTCQFPYDSDTCYLAHCYPYTYSHLQRYLSRVTSDPAVAAYCKLRVLCRSLAGNNVYVLTVSSSGGGRAEGRTRKAVVVTARVHPGETNGSWMMEGFLDFLLGDSDDAQLLRDTFVFKVVPMLNPDGVVVGNYRCSLAGRDLNRNYRTMLRDSFPCVWHTRNMVKRLMAERDVVLYCDFHGHSRKNNVFMYGCNNHDDAAPQLHERVFPLMMSKNANDKFSFRSCKFRVQKSKEGTGRIAMWRLGIRNSYTMESTFGGSTLGNRRGTHFTTRDLKSLGYYFCDTLLDYCDPDPTKTAYCLTELAALLRQEVRQRLGKELDTDCNISVSDLETSTSGSNSTDSDGLPAHLLNQPDAVHPQQTPVKKKKKHLRSRKDRNRLRQDRGKNNTEPKVLHSSVKNIEPDLPRENTVKVRIRERTVVRDKRREQVNSLVRKPVIPCPATHLNGIGHVTLWHGGEPVKNECLEAMRAAYLHRRAEAFPQLSTYATASPHSEEPEETGQRKCSTQLLHLSALLPPQPHVMEPPQQQQPLQPFVSHKGFRGRLPASLTATHRSPSGIYFKVVPEIVPTKCLISSVYPGQSDAQQLCIDRNALRVSARYFVPEDSSSTSHTDALKSKQRHQEQEGHAMEVTKETVEEKKELAILPPLSRTTGLIQTDPPPSRYNTLGRPQRLTLAKDTTLSHPGRESQRSMAPEERMVKRPSQSAPL